One part of the Meleagris gallopavo isolate NT-WF06-2002-E0010 breed Aviagen turkey brand Nicholas breeding stock chromosome 20, Turkey_5.1, whole genome shotgun sequence genome encodes these proteins:
- the LOC100550618 gene encoding protein CD300H-like isoform X2, translating into MRLLPLLCCTALCLPGRAVRGPGTVVGYIGESLSVSCSYQKGYEKYPKYWCYPGRLNTCLYKTHIVITSEKQPWAQWHRTSIRDNRTERVFTVTMRDLTAGDAGTYRCGVQTSLWQKDVADMVRVTVFSENSKSSASSFTSAVTPGPILGPTWKPLQQETAEQTARPTSPGDLSEGQLDIVMGILIPCIAVVLFFLTLAATILVILSWKRKKALAGAPIEMGSIRGTANVEVLQYVDISHVGMEQSRLDSNVRAAPASPQAATEYSEVKKPCQNLEGNTESLYAQVCKIPPEEQEQLYANMAPRQQRAAQ; encoded by the exons ATGCggctgctgccactgctctgctgcacgGCTCTGTGCCTCCCCGGCCGGGCGGTGCGGGGACCCGGCACCGTGGTGGGGTACATCGGGGAGTCCCTCTCAGTGTCCTGCTCCTACCAGAAGGGGTACGAAAAGTACCCGAAATACTGGTGCTACCCTGGGAGGTTGAACACCTGCTTGTATAAAACCCACATCGTCATCACCTCGGAGAAGCAGCCCTGGGCTCAGTGGCACCGAACCTCCATCCGGGACAACCGCACGGAGCGGGTGTTCACTGTGACCATGAGGGACCTGACTGCGGGGGATGCGGGCACCTACCGCTGTGGGGTGCAAACAAGCTTATGGCAGAAGGATGTCGCCGACATGGTGCGGGTCACCGTGTTCTCAG AAAACTCCAAATCCTCAGCATCATCCTTCACATCAGCTGTTACCCCTGGCCCCATTTTGGGCCCCACGTGGAAGCCTCtccagcaggaaactgcagagCAGACCGCACGCCCCACTTCCCCTGGAGACCTCAGTGAAGGGCA GTTGGACATCGTCATGGGTATCCTCATCCCATGCATTGCAGTGgttctgtttttcctcacaCTTGCTGCTACCATTTTGGTAATTCTGTcctggaagaggaagaagg CCCTCGCAGGAGCACCCATCGAGATGGGCAGCATTCGTGGCACAGCCAACGTG gaggtgctgcagtaCGTGGATATCAGCCATGTGGGCATGGAGCAGAGCCGCCTGGACAGCAACGTCAGGGCTGCCCCTGCATCCCCACAGGCAGCCACCGAATATTCGGAGGTCAAGAAGCCCTGCCAG AATTTGGAAGGGAATACAGAGAGCCTTTATGCCCAGGTGTGCAAAATCCCTCCGGAGGAGCAGGAACAGCTCTATGCCAACATGGCTCCCAGGCAGCAGCGCGCAGCACAGTGA
- the LOC100550618 gene encoding protein CD300H-like isoform X1, translating to MRLLPLLCCTALCLPGRAVRGPGTVVGYIGETLSVSCSYQKGYEKYPKYWCYPGRLNTCSYNTHIVITSEKQPWAQWHRTSIRDNRTERVFTVTMRDLTAEDAGTYRCGVQTSLWQKDVADMVRVTVVSENSKSSASSFTSAVTPGPILGPTWKPLQQETAEQTARPTSPGDLSEGQLDIVMGILIPCIAVVLFFLTLAATILVILSWKRKKALAGAPIEMGSIRGTANVEVLQYVDISHVGMEQSRLDSNVRAAPASPQAATEYSEVKKPCQNLEGNTESLYAQVCKIPPEEQEQLYANMAPRQQRAAQ from the exons ATGCGGCTGCTGCCGCTGCTCTGCTGCACGGCTCTGTGCCTCCCCGGCCGGGCGGTGCGGGGACCCGGCACCGTGGTGGGGTACATCGGGGAGACCCTCTCAGTGTCTTGCTCCTACCAGAAGGGGTACGAAAAGTACCCGAAATACTGGTGCTACCCTGGGAGGTTGAACACCTGCTCCTATAACACCCACATCGTCATCACCTCGGAGAAGCAGCCCTGGGCTCAGTGGCACCGAACCTCCATCCGGGACAACCGCACGGAGCGGGTGTTCACTGTGACCATGAGGGACCTGACTGCGGAGGATGCGGGCACCTACCGCTGTGGGGTGCAAACAAGCTTATGGCAGAAGGATGTCGCCGACATGGTGCGGGTCACCGTGGTCTCAG AAAACTCCAAATCCTCAGCATCATCCTTCACATCAGCTGTTACCCCTGGCCCCATTTTGGGCCCCACGTGGAAGCCTCtccagcaggaaactgcagagCAGACCGCACGCCCCACTTCCCCTGGAGACCTCAGTGAAGGGCA GTTGGACATCGTCATGGGTATCCTCATCCCATGCATTGCAGTGgttctgtttttcctcacaCTTGCTGCTACCATTTTGGTAATTCTGTcctggaagaggaagaagg CCCTCGCAGGAGCACCCATCGAGATGGGCAGCATTCGTGGCACAGCCAACGTG gaggtgctgcagtaCGTGGATATCAGCCATGTGGGCATGGAGCAGAGCCGCCTGGACAGCAACGTCAGGGCTGCCCCTGCATCCCCACAGGCAGCCACCGAATATTCGGAGGTCAAGAAGCCCTGCCAG AATTTGGAAGGGAATACAGAGAGCCTTTATGCCCAGGTGTGCAAAATCCCTCCGGAGGAGCAGGAACAGCTCTATGCCAACATGGCTCCCAGGCAGCAGCGCGCAGCACAGTGA
- the LOC100539476 gene encoding protein CD300H-like, translating to MRIILVWTIFPGVWAVSGPSQVTAHWGSSLAVSCSYQLGNKLHSKVWCKSYFFKIFCTYMAQTNGSEAAMTQGRVSIRDNHTALVFTVTMRDVMPEDAGWYYCGAVKSLLHSQWHKTEVLVSEATAEAGDVHPVAKADPSPTGCEEPPALSQLDITLLLLLLGVKVPVILALLCGAMWLRKWHRSCSPWENLQQSEKSSSTVAPGSLTPQQPDPPAAAQHPSGPFPHALPGSHWSCSASGGSLPAKPQPPLLPPKLHKGRIAVQRSRVC from the exons atgagGATTATCCTGGTTTGGACGATTTTCCCAG GTGTCTGGGCAGTCTCAGGTCCCTCGCAGGTGACAGCCCATTGGGGCAGCTCGCTAGCGGTGTCCTGCAGCTATCAGCTGGGCAACAAGCTCCACTCCAAGGTCTGGTGCAAATCATACTTTTTCAAGATCTTCTGCACCTACATGGCCCAAACCAATGGCTCAGAGGCGGCGATGACACAGGGCAGGGTGTCCATCAGAGACAACCACACGGCACTTGTATTCACGGTGACGATGAGAGATGTGATGCCGGAGGACGCGGGCTGGTACTACTGCGGGGCAGTGAAGTCCCTGTTGCACAGTCAGTGGCACAAAACCGAGGTGCTCGTGTCTGAGG CCACAGCCGAGGCCGGCGATGTGCACCCAGTGGCAAAGGCAGACCCATCCCCCACTGGCTGTGAGGAGCCTCCAGCACT GTCCCAGCTCGACATcaccctcctgctgctcctccttgGTGTGAAGGTGCCTGTGATCCTGGCCCTGCTGTGTGGGGCCATGTGGCTGAGGAAGTggcacaggagctgcagcccgTGGGAAAACCTGCAGCAATCTGAGAAGTCCAGCAGCACTGTGGCACCGGGCAGCCTGACCCCCCAGCAGCCTGATCCCccggcagcagcacagcatccttCTGGTCCCTTTCCCCATGCCCTGCCAGGGAGCcactggagctgctcagcatcAGGTGGCTCTCTCCCTGCAAAGCCTCAGCCCCCCCTATTGCCCCCCAAGTTGCACAAGGGAAGGATTGCTGTGCAGAGATCTCGTGTCTGCTGA
- the LOC104913829 gene encoding CMRF35-like molecule 5 isoform X3, translating to MGVRPGWTWLLLPVLWGFSAVCQALVVPKEVSGREGETLSLHCWYARGYEGYNKYWCRGAARGSCHKVVETAGREVPRRHGRISITDNHLFCVVLLTVEKLSTEDAGSYWCGVERAGRDIMEPVTVRVRPAPSPEPWLSNTTTEFPHTTNITAAGAGLRKENTSLQKGQEQPPSSPPSLSRPTLQVLLPTVVLLFLLAVAGSAGLIHALRRRRKRSKEALQKPLGLMRNSQLCSPAVQAQQHHQPGAGQVAGDRPPPRTKGLAAPKQPQTTELNDIYDNELYLRKGTCTDSSDTEEQRSELGDDRVYINS from the exons ATGGGGGTACGGCCAGGATGGACTTGGCTCCTTCTCCCAG TGCTGTGGGGATTCTCTGCAGTTTGCCAGGCTCTGGTTGTCCCCAAGGAGGTGAGCGGCCGCGAGGGTGAGACGCTTTCCCTGCACTGTTGGTATGCGAGGGGCTACGAGGGCTACAACAAGTACTGGTGCCGCGGGGCTGCACGGGGCTCCTGCCACAAAGTGGTGGAGACTGCGGGGCGAGAAGTGCCGCGCCGGCACGGCCGCATCTCCATCACGGACAACCACCTCTTCTGCGTGGTGCTGCTCACCGTGGAGAAGCTCTCCACGGAGGACGCTGGGAGCTACTGGTGCGGGGTGGAGCGGGCAGGCAGGGACATCATGGAGCCGGTCACCGTGAGGGTGAGACCAG ctcccagccctgagcCCTGGCTCTCCAACACCACAACGGAGTTCCCCCACACCACAAACATCACTGCTGCAGG TGCGGGGCTGCGGAAGGAAAACACCAGCCTTCAGAAGGGTCAGGAACAGcccccctcctctcctcccagccTCTCCAGGCCAACCCTGCAGGTCCTGCTGCCCACCGTGGTGCTGCTGTTCCTCCTGGCTGTGGCTGGCTCTGCTGGGCTCATCCACGCCCtgcggaggaggaggaagagaagtaAGGAAG CCCTACAGAAACCCCTGGGATTGATGAGAaactcccagctgtgctctccagcagtgcaggcacagcagcaccatCAG cccggtgctgGACAGGTTGCTGGGGACAGACCACCGCCTCGCACCAAAGGCCTCGCAGCCCCCAAACAGCCCCAAACCACAGAGCTGAACGACATCTACGACAATGAGCTGTACCTGAGGAAG GGCACCTGCACtgacagcagtgacacagaGGAGCAGCGCAGTGAGCTGGGAGACGACAGAGTCTACATCAACAGCTGA
- the LOC104913829 gene encoding CMRF35-like molecule 5 isoform X4 codes for MGVRPGWTWLLLPGAPRGKAACTLMCYFSPLVLWGFSAVCQALVVPKEVSGREGETLSLHCWYARGYEGYNKYWCRGAARGSCHKVVETAGREVPRRHGRISITDNHLFCVVLLTVEKLSTEDAGSYWCGVERAGRDIMEPVTVRVRPAPSPEPWLSNTTTEFPHTTNITAAGLSRPTLQVLLPTVVLLFLLAVAGSAGLIHALRRRRKRSKEALQKPLGLMRNSQLCSPAVQAQQHHQPGAGQVAGDRPPPRTKGLAAPKQPQTTELNDIYDNELYLRKGTCTDSSDTEEQRSELGDDRVYINS; via the exons ATGGGGGTACGGCCAGGATGGACTTGGCTCCTTCTCCCAG GAGCACCTCGGGGGAAGGCGGCCTGCACACTGATGTGCTATTTCTCTCCCTTAGTGCTGTGGGGATTCTCTGCAGTTTGCCAGGCTCTGGTTGTCCCCAAGGAGGTGAGCGGCCGCGAGGGTGAGACGCTTTCCCTGCACTGTTGGTATGCGAGGGGCTACGAGGGCTACAACAAGTACTGGTGCCGCGGGGCTGCACGGGGCTCCTGCCACAAAGTGGTGGAGACTGCGGGGCGAGAAGTGCCGCGCCGGCACGGCCGCATCTCCATCACGGACAACCACCTCTTCTGCGTGGTGCTGCTCACCGTGGAGAAGCTCTCCACGGAGGACGCTGGGAGCTACTGGTGCGGGGTGGAGCGGGCAGGCAGGGACATCATGGAGCCGGTCACCGTGAGGGTGAGACCAG ctcccagccctgagcCCTGGCTCTCCAACACCACAACGGAGTTCCCCCACACCACAAACATCACTGCTGCAGG ccTCTCCAGGCCAACCCTGCAGGTCCTGCTGCCCACCGTGGTGCTGCTGTTCCTCCTGGCTGTGGCTGGCTCTGCTGGGCTCATCCACGCCCtgcggaggaggaggaagagaagtaAGGAAG CCCTACAGAAACCCCTGGGATTGATGAGAaactcccagctgtgctctccagcagtgcaggcacagcagcaccatCAG cccggtgctgGACAGGTTGCTGGGGACAGACCACCGCCTCGCACCAAAGGCCTCGCAGCCCCCAAACAGCCCCAAACCACAGAGCTGAACGACATCTACGACAATGAGCTGTACCTGAGGAAG GGCACCTGCACtgacagcagtgacacagaGGAGCAGCGCAGTGAGCTGGGAGACGACAGAGTCTACATCAACAGCTGA
- the LOC104913829 gene encoding CMRF35-like molecule 5 isoform X1, whose translation MGVRPGWTWLLLPGAPRGKAACTLMCYFSPLVLWGFSAVCQALVVPKEVSGREGETLSLHCWYARGYEGYNKYWCRGAARGSCHKVVETAGREVPRRHGRISITDNHLFCVVLLTVEKLSTEDAGSYWCGVERAGRDIMEPVTVRVRPAPSPEPWLSNTTTEFPHTTNITAAGAGLRKENTSLQKGQEQPPSSPPSLSRPTLQVLLPTVVLLFLLAVAGSAGLIHALRRRRKRSKEALQKPLGLMRNSQLCSPAVQAQQHHQPGAGQVAGDRPPPRTKGLAAPKQPQTTELNDIYDNELYLRKGTCTDSSDTEEQRSELGDDRVYINS comes from the exons ATGGGGGTACGGCCAGGATGGACTTGGCTCCTTCTCCCAG GAGCACCTCGGGGGAAGGCGGCCTGCACACTGATGTGCTATTTCTCTCCCTTAGTGCTGTGGGGATTCTCTGCAGTTTGCCAGGCTCTGGTTGTCCCCAAGGAGGTGAGCGGCCGCGAGGGTGAGACGCTTTCCCTGCACTGTTGGTATGCGAGGGGCTACGAGGGCTACAACAAGTACTGGTGCCGCGGGGCTGCACGGGGCTCCTGCCACAAAGTGGTGGAGACTGCGGGGCGAGAAGTGCCGCGCCGGCACGGCCGCATCTCCATCACGGACAACCACCTCTTCTGCGTGGTGCTGCTCACCGTGGAGAAGCTCTCCACGGAGGACGCTGGGAGCTACTGGTGCGGGGTGGAGCGGGCAGGCAGGGACATCATGGAGCCGGTCACCGTGAGGGTGAGACCAG ctcccagccctgagcCCTGGCTCTCCAACACCACAACGGAGTTCCCCCACACCACAAACATCACTGCTGCAGG TGCGGGGCTGCGGAAGGAAAACACCAGCCTTCAGAAGGGTCAGGAACAGcccccctcctctcctcccagccTCTCCAGGCCAACCCTGCAGGTCCTGCTGCCCACCGTGGTGCTGCTGTTCCTCCTGGCTGTGGCTGGCTCTGCTGGGCTCATCCACGCCCtgcggaggaggaggaagagaagtaAGGAAG CCCTACAGAAACCCCTGGGATTGATGAGAaactcccagctgtgctctccagcagtgcaggcacagcagcaccatCAG cccggtgctgGACAGGTTGCTGGGGACAGACCACCGCCTCGCACCAAAGGCCTCGCAGCCCCCAAACAGCCCCAAACCACAGAGCTGAACGACATCTACGACAATGAGCTGTACCTGAGGAAG GGCACCTGCACtgacagcagtgacacagaGGAGCAGCGCAGTGAGCTGGGAGACGACAGAGTCTACATCAACAGCTGA
- the LOC104913829 gene encoding CMRF35-like molecule 5 isoform X2, which yields MGVRPGWTWLLLPGAPRGKAACTLMCYFSPLVLWGFSAVCQALVVPKEVSGREGETLSLHCWYARGYEGYNKYWCRGAARGSCHKVVETAGREVPRRHGRISITDNHLFCVVLLTVEKLSTEDAGSYWCGVERAGRDIMEPVTVRVRPAPSPEPWLSNTTTEFPHTTNITAAGAGLRKENTSLQKGQEQPPSSPPSLSRPTLQVLLPTVVLLFLLAVAGSAGLIHALRRRRKRSKEALQKPLGLMRNSQLCSPAVQAQQHHQVAGDRPPPRTKGLAAPKQPQTTELNDIYDNELYLRKGTCTDSSDTEEQRSELGDDRVYINS from the exons ATGGGGGTACGGCCAGGATGGACTTGGCTCCTTCTCCCAG GAGCACCTCGGGGGAAGGCGGCCTGCACACTGATGTGCTATTTCTCTCCCTTAGTGCTGTGGGGATTCTCTGCAGTTTGCCAGGCTCTGGTTGTCCCCAAGGAGGTGAGCGGCCGCGAGGGTGAGACGCTTTCCCTGCACTGTTGGTATGCGAGGGGCTACGAGGGCTACAACAAGTACTGGTGCCGCGGGGCTGCACGGGGCTCCTGCCACAAAGTGGTGGAGACTGCGGGGCGAGAAGTGCCGCGCCGGCACGGCCGCATCTCCATCACGGACAACCACCTCTTCTGCGTGGTGCTGCTCACCGTGGAGAAGCTCTCCACGGAGGACGCTGGGAGCTACTGGTGCGGGGTGGAGCGGGCAGGCAGGGACATCATGGAGCCGGTCACCGTGAGGGTGAGACCAG ctcccagccctgagcCCTGGCTCTCCAACACCACAACGGAGTTCCCCCACACCACAAACATCACTGCTGCAGG TGCGGGGCTGCGGAAGGAAAACACCAGCCTTCAGAAGGGTCAGGAACAGcccccctcctctcctcccagccTCTCCAGGCCAACCCTGCAGGTCCTGCTGCCCACCGTGGTGCTGCTGTTCCTCCTGGCTGTGGCTGGCTCTGCTGGGCTCATCCACGCCCtgcggaggaggaggaagagaagtaAGGAAG CCCTACAGAAACCCCTGGGATTGATGAGAaactcccagctgtgctctccagcagtgcaggcacagcagcaccatCAG GTTGCTGGGGACAGACCACCGCCTCGCACCAAAGGCCTCGCAGCCCCCAAACAGCCCCAAACCACAGAGCTGAACGACATCTACGACAATGAGCTGTACCTGAGGAAG GGCACCTGCACtgacagcagtgacacagaGGAGCAGCGCAGTGAGCTGGGAGACGACAGAGTCTACATCAACAGCTGA